The following proteins come from a genomic window of Paenibacillus sp. CAA11:
- a CDS encoding CRISPR-associated helicase/endonuclease Cas3, with protein sequence MKYIAHIRQKDGSIQTVIEHLQAVKESCENYGRVIGVSHLAGLAGLLHDLGKNTMEFSTYIQEAVAHPEAPPRKGSVDHSTAGGRLLFERYHKNTSTVEDKFAAEWLANCVISHHQGLRDFVDSKQTSPFLERVEEKVLKEFDQAKQEFFNHVPEQELDRYFNEAKKELKHYLKLIQQHKLPSITASLLIKYIFSCLIDADRSNTRQFEENTSSEPNLDQHAFFTRSYEALHQHLTELERQGDSAHPINRLRREMSDRCEEFAQRDSGIYTLSIPTGGGKTLASLRYALKHALTHGKDRIIYVVPYTTIIEQNAAEIRTILQEDDLILEHHSNVVEREFELDNEDYDLRKQKIKNARDTWDSPIIFTTMVQFLNTFYAKGTRNVRRLHQLSNSVIIFDEVQSVPIKCISLFNAALNFLHILGKSSILLCTATQPALDFVKHRLHMSPQAEIIEQLGEVSQSFKRVHVHDRTTSLGWGAEELADFVQQQMNEVKSVLVILNTKIAVRRLFDQLTQLDRENERGVRLFHLSTNMCAAHRKDILEELKRSLEAEEPVVCVSTQLIEAGVNISFECVVRSLSGLDSIAQAAGRCNRHGKDPIRNVYIVRSADESLTRLPEIRIGAEMTQRILHEFNQSPERYDQDLLSVSAMKAYFEYYYSQFQTEMDYPVAGLQKNLYDLLGANKDFCKAYENKHHKPLETLTRASLATAEQYFEAISNRATSIVVPYNEEAVDLITALNGELDGGELGGLLRKLQPYVVNIYDHELKALDANNNLDLLLNGHVLALKQPAYSKQFGVNLAGNGEWSFAMI encoded by the coding sequence ATGAAGTACATAGCTCATATCAGGCAGAAGGATGGCTCTATTCAGACAGTCATAGAGCACTTGCAGGCCGTAAAGGAAAGCTGTGAAAATTACGGCAGAGTGATAGGGGTTAGCCACTTGGCGGGGTTAGCCGGACTTCTGCACGATCTCGGGAAGAACACAATGGAATTCAGCACCTACATACAAGAGGCTGTGGCTCATCCGGAGGCGCCTCCCCGCAAAGGCTCTGTGGATCATTCCACAGCGGGCGGCAGATTACTATTTGAACGATACCATAAGAATACCTCTACAGTAGAAGACAAATTTGCCGCGGAGTGGCTGGCCAATTGTGTGATTTCTCATCATCAGGGGCTGCGAGACTTCGTTGACTCCAAGCAAACCTCGCCTTTTCTTGAGCGTGTAGAGGAGAAAGTGCTGAAGGAGTTCGATCAAGCAAAACAAGAATTCTTTAATCATGTTCCTGAACAGGAGCTGGACCGCTATTTTAATGAGGCAAAAAAAGAGCTAAAGCACTATTTGAAGCTCATACAACAGCACAAGCTTCCATCTATCACGGCTTCCCTTCTCATTAAGTATATCTTTAGCTGTCTTATTGATGCGGATCGAAGCAACACTAGGCAATTTGAGGAGAACACATCCTCTGAGCCGAACCTGGATCAACATGCCTTCTTTACCAGGAGTTATGAAGCATTACATCAGCATCTCACAGAGTTGGAACGGCAGGGGGACTCAGCGCACCCCATTAATCGACTAAGGCGAGAAATGTCTGATCGATGTGAAGAATTCGCACAACGTGACTCTGGGATTTACACTTTATCTATTCCTACAGGTGGGGGAAAAACATTGGCGAGTTTGCGCTATGCCCTAAAGCATGCGCTAACCCATGGCAAAGACCGCATTATTTACGTTGTTCCATACACGACAATTATTGAACAGAATGCGGCTGAGATTAGAACTATTTTACAAGAGGATGATTTGATCCTTGAGCATCATTCCAATGTGGTGGAGAGGGAGTTCGAATTAGACAACGAAGATTATGATTTAAGGAAGCAGAAGATCAAGAATGCGAGAGATACTTGGGATTCCCCGATTATTTTTACAACCATGGTGCAGTTCTTGAATACCTTCTATGCCAAAGGGACTCGCAATGTAAGGAGATTGCACCAGCTGTCGAATTCGGTCATTATTTTTGACGAGGTCCAATCCGTACCTATAAAATGCATCTCATTGTTTAACGCTGCGCTGAACTTCCTTCATATTCTAGGGAAATCCAGCATTCTCTTGTGCACCGCTACTCAACCTGCACTTGACTTCGTGAAGCATAGGCTGCATATGTCCCCGCAAGCGGAGATCATCGAGCAGCTTGGGGAGGTAAGTCAAAGTTTCAAGAGGGTTCATGTGCACGATCGAACGACATCTCTAGGATGGGGAGCAGAAGAACTGGCGGATTTTGTTCAGCAGCAGATGAACGAAGTGAAGAGTGTCCTAGTCATATTAAATACGAAAATAGCCGTGCGTAGATTGTTCGATCAACTTACACAGCTGGATAGGGAGAATGAACGCGGAGTACGCCTGTTCCATCTCAGTACCAATATGTGTGCAGCGCATCGTAAGGATATATTAGAAGAACTCAAAAGGTCACTCGAAGCCGAAGAGCCCGTCGTCTGCGTAAGTACCCAGTTAATCGAAGCCGGAGTAAATATTAGTTTTGAGTGTGTCGTTCGTTCTCTCTCAGGTTTGGACTCTATCGCTCAAGCGGCGGGTAGGTGTAACCGGCATGGCAAAGACCCGATCCGTAATGTCTACATTGTTAGATCGGCTGATGAATCGCTCACTCGGCTACCAGAAATTCGGATTGGAGCGGAGATGACCCAAAGAATTTTACATGAGTTCAATCAGTCTCCTGAGCGGTATGATCAAGACCTGTTATCTGTCTCGGCTATGAAGGCTTATTTTGAGTATTATTACAGTCAATTTCAGACTGAGATGGACTATCCGGTTGCAGGGCTTCAGAAGAATCTTTACGACCTCCTGGGTGCTAATAAAGATTTTTGCAAGGCCTATGAGAATAAGCATCATAAGCCTCTCGAGACTTTGACACGAGCTTCTCTCGCTACAGCCGAGCAGTATTTTGAAGCCATTAGCAATAGGGCGACTTCTATTGTGGTTCCATACAACGAAGAAGCTGTAGATTTAATTACAGCACTAAATGGAGAATTGGACGGCGGGGAGCTGGGGGGACTACTGCGTAAGCTGCAGCCTTATGTCGTTAACATTTATGATCATGAGCTCAAGGCGCTGGATGCAAATAACAATCTTGATTTATTACTTAACGGGCATGTGCTGGCTTTGAAGCAGCCGGCTTACTCTAAGCAATTTGGGGTTAATTTGGCAGGAAACGGGGAATGGTCCTTTGCAATGATTTAG
- the cas5c gene encoding type I-C CRISPR-associated protein Cas5c yields MRNQIEFEVHGKYGLFTDPLTKLGGEKFSYQVPTYQAIKGIVESVYWKPTLIWYVDEVRVMNPIQTESKGMRPIEYSGGNTLAYYTYLKDVRYQVRAHFEFNPHREDLADDRNEHKHHNIAQRAVKAGGRRDIFLGARECQGYVEPCVFGEGEGAYDQVAEIDFGMMVHGISYPDETGREERETRLWRVKMEHGVIRFIRPEECTRVRKSGHASAKLFTPGNIQSVDSLYNELFPEGGV; encoded by the coding sequence ATGCGCAATCAAATCGAGTTTGAAGTTCACGGGAAATACGGGCTGTTTACGGATCCTCTAACGAAGCTAGGGGGGGAGAAGTTCAGTTACCAGGTTCCCACCTACCAGGCGATAAAGGGAATCGTCGAAAGTGTTTACTGGAAGCCGACCTTAATCTGGTATGTCGATGAGGTTCGAGTGATGAACCCCATTCAGACGGAATCCAAAGGGATGCGCCCAATTGAATACAGCGGTGGCAATACATTAGCTTATTATACTTATCTGAAGGATGTGCGCTATCAGGTTAGAGCTCATTTTGAATTCAATCCTCATCGTGAAGACCTTGCGGATGACCGGAACGAACATAAGCATCATAATATCGCCCAACGCGCGGTCAAAGCAGGAGGCCGCAGAGATATCTTTCTGGGAGCGCGTGAATGCCAGGGCTATGTTGAACCCTGTGTGTTCGGAGAAGGAGAAGGGGCTTATGATCAGGTTGCAGAAATTGATTTCGGGATGATGGTTCATGGGATCAGTTACCCGGATGAGACAGGACGGGAGGAACGAGAGACCCGTTTATGGAGGGTCAAAATGGAGCACGGTGTCATCCGGTTTATTCGTCCCGAAGAATGCACTAGGGTGAGAAAGTCCGGGCACGCTTCGGCCAAACTCTTCACTCCCGGGAATATCCAGTCCGTTGATAGTCTGTATAATGAGTTGTTCCCTGAGGGAGGAGTATAA
- the cas8c gene encoding type I-C CRISPR-associated protein Cas8c/Csd1, whose protein sequence is MSWLANLNTTYEQHEHAIGQFEKKRNGREYTLIPVSHTTQTAHIEVHLDERGNYLYAKVVDKEDGSTIMPCTEASASRTSAPVPYPLFDKLMYVAGDYSRYCGEVKGTPYEDYLNQLKAWCDSSYKHPKVESVYHYIAKGTLMTDLIKDQILWVDEDNKLLKSWTSAMEEKQGEKPDIFKVIASDQSSAFVRFAVQIPGDLEPKLWRDRSVQQSFIHYYEQNLQEMDLCYVTGELLPYADKHASRIRHSGDKSKLISANDSSGFTYRGRFRTSREVASVSYEVSQKAHNALKWLIERQGFAVDGKVFLVWGTEKLDLPDPFADTFSLYGEEDEEGGAGDSTHKEFANQVRQAIGGYRFDGDYKSNVIVMVLDAATPGRMSIVYYQELNHRVFLDKLQHWHESCSWQHRYRKDQDNKPIVFIGAPATRDIALAAYGSHVSDKLVKGLMERMLPCIIEGRPIPMDIVRSAINRASNPVAMDSWEWEKALGITCAVVNKTFEKEGYEVSLNTETTDRNYLFGRLLAIADVLERRALGRDEKRATNAIRYMNVFAQRPTRTWSIIQSNIQPYQARLGTELHYYNRLLDEVGGRIQFEDFTDKPLNGLYLLGFYSQRNDLYTSKKDKNDGAEEQAQIPSNPEEEGEN, encoded by the coding sequence ATGAGCTGGCTTGCAAACTTGAATACGACGTATGAGCAGCATGAGCATGCGATCGGGCAGTTCGAGAAGAAGAGAAATGGCCGCGAGTATACGCTAATTCCTGTATCACATACCACCCAGACAGCTCATATTGAAGTTCATCTGGATGAGCGAGGAAATTATTTATACGCCAAAGTTGTAGATAAGGAAGACGGCAGCACGATCATGCCTTGTACGGAAGCCTCCGCCAGCCGGACAAGCGCTCCAGTACCTTATCCGCTATTTGACAAGCTCATGTACGTGGCAGGTGACTATTCACGGTACTGCGGTGAAGTGAAGGGTACACCTTATGAAGATTATCTGAATCAATTAAAGGCTTGGTGCGATTCATCTTATAAGCATCCCAAGGTGGAGAGTGTCTATCATTACATTGCCAAGGGAACTTTGATGACAGACTTGATTAAGGATCAGATCTTATGGGTGGATGAGGATAACAAACTGTTGAAAAGTTGGACTTCTGCTATGGAAGAGAAGCAGGGGGAGAAACCTGATATTTTCAAAGTGATTGCATCGGACCAGAGCTCGGCCTTCGTACGCTTTGCAGTCCAAATTCCTGGCGATCTGGAGCCTAAATTGTGGCGTGATCGTTCTGTTCAGCAGTCATTTATTCATTATTATGAGCAGAACCTGCAAGAGATGGATTTGTGTTATGTCACAGGGGAGCTATTGCCTTATGCAGACAAGCATGCTTCACGTATCCGTCACTCTGGGGATAAGTCCAAGCTGATCTCAGCGAATGACTCATCTGGCTTCACCTATCGCGGACGCTTTCGGACTAGCCGAGAGGTGGCTTCGGTCAGCTATGAAGTGTCTCAGAAGGCACATAATGCCTTGAAATGGCTGATCGAGCGGCAAGGGTTTGCGGTAGACGGTAAAGTCTTTCTGGTATGGGGCACAGAGAAGCTGGATCTCCCGGATCCGTTCGCAGATACTTTCAGCCTTTATGGAGAGGAAGATGAAGAAGGGGGCGCAGGGGATAGCACCCATAAGGAGTTTGCCAATCAGGTGCGGCAAGCTATCGGGGGTTATCGCTTTGACGGGGATTACAAGTCGAATGTTATCGTCATGGTGCTTGATGCGGCAACACCAGGGCGCATGTCCATTGTCTACTATCAGGAGCTTAATCATCGTGTGTTTCTGGACAAGCTCCAGCACTGGCATGAAAGCTGCTCATGGCAGCATCGCTACCGCAAAGATCAGGATAACAAGCCTATTGTTTTTATTGGAGCACCGGCAACCAGGGATATTGCACTTGCAGCCTACGGTTCACATGTCAGTGATAAGCTGGTGAAAGGTCTGATGGAGCGAATGCTCCCTTGTATCATTGAGGGTCGCCCTATCCCAATGGATATTGTACGAAGCGCCATTAACCGAGCCTCAAATCCGGTGGCTATGGACAGCTGGGAATGGGAGAAGGCACTCGGCATTACCTGTGCTGTAGTAAATAAAACCTTTGAGAAAGAGGGCTATGAAGTGAGCTTAAATACTGAAACGACAGATCGGAACTATCTGTTTGGCCGTCTGCTGGCGATTGCCGATGTCTTGGAGAGACGAGCTCTGGGCAGAGATGAGAAGCGCGCGACAAATGCCATTCGTTACATGAATGTTTTTGCCCAGCGCCCGACACGCACTTGGTCCATTATCCAATCCAATATTCAACCGTACCAAGCAAGACTTGGAACAGAGCTGCACTACTATAACCGTTTATTAGATGAAGTTGGAGGCCGGATTCAGTTCGAAGACTTTACAGATAAGCCTTTGAATGGCTTATATTTATTAGGCTTTTACAGTCAGCGCAATGATTTGTATACGAGCAAGAAGGATAAGAATGACGGAGCTGAAGAACAAGCCCAGATTCCATCCAATCCAGAGGAAGAAGGAGAGAATTAA
- the cas7c gene encoding type I-C CRISPR-associated protein Cas7/Csd2 → MSVLDHKIDFAVVLSVRNANPNGDPLNGNRPRQNYDGHGEISDVCIKRKIRNRLQDMGEAILVQSDERRSDGYRSIKERVDANAEVTEFAKGKKQNNELYAAAACNAWMDVRSFGQVFAFSGSEVSVGIRGPVSIHTAVSVEPIDITSMQITKSVNAVTPKDPNKKSSDTMGMKHRVDFGVYVFYGSINTQLAEKTGFTSEDAEKIREALRTLFENDTSSARPDGSMEVHHLYWWEHSSKLGQYSSAKVHRSLEVKLKDGVSEGKSIDDYSITVTPLEGLPVQEYAGL, encoded by the coding sequence ATGAGCGTACTGGATCATAAAATTGACTTTGCTGTAGTGTTGTCTGTTCGTAATGCTAATCCTAATGGAGACCCGCTTAATGGAAATCGTCCTCGTCAGAACTATGATGGCCACGGAGAGATTTCGGACGTATGTATCAAGCGCAAGATCCGTAACCGACTGCAGGATATGGGTGAAGCGATACTAGTACAATCCGATGAGCGTCGCAGCGACGGATATCGAAGCATCAAGGAGCGAGTGGATGCGAATGCCGAGGTAACGGAGTTTGCTAAGGGCAAGAAGCAAAATAATGAACTTTACGCTGCTGCGGCTTGCAATGCATGGATGGACGTACGCAGCTTTGGGCAAGTCTTTGCCTTTAGCGGTTCTGAGGTATCTGTAGGTATTCGAGGTCCAGTATCTATTCATACTGCAGTAAGTGTAGAACCGATTGATATTACCAGCATGCAGATTACGAAGAGCGTTAATGCCGTAACTCCTAAAGATCCTAATAAGAAGAGCTCAGATACCATGGGGATGAAGCACAGAGTGGATTTCGGAGTCTATGTATTCTATGGAAGCATCAATACCCAATTAGCGGAGAAGACCGGATTTACGTCTGAAGATGCGGAGAAGATTCGTGAAGCTTTGCGCACATTATTTGAAAATGATACTTCTTCAGCTCGCCCGGATGGAAGTATGGAAGTGCACCATTTGTACTGGTGGGAGCATTCCTCCAAGCTGGGTCAGTATTCGTCTGCCAAGGTTCATCGTTCCCTTGAGGTGAAGCTGAAAGATGGAGTATCCGAAGGCAAATCGATTGACGATTACTCGATCACTGTAACTCCGCTTGAAGGATTGCCTGTCCAAGAATATGCAGGACTATAA
- the cas4 gene encoding CRISPR-associated protein Cas4, with translation MQDYKEDDYLLLSGIQHFNFCRRQWALIHIEQQWEENVKTIEGTYLHRKADQPMIREKRGDKLVVRAMPVHSRELGITGICDVVEFVRDPDGVPLAGEEGLFLPYPVEYKRGKPKRDDSDHSQLVTQAICLEEMLLCEVSKGYLYYEEIKHRVEVIITRADRERVKASWEEMRQYFKNRHTPKAKAGPHCQSCSLNLVCLPEILNKRSVSSYIESRLNE, from the coding sequence ATGCAGGACTATAAAGAGGATGATTACCTGCTGCTGTCCGGCATTCAGCATTTTAATTTTTGCAGAAGGCAGTGGGCATTAATCCATATTGAGCAGCAATGGGAAGAGAATGTTAAGACAATAGAAGGTACCTACTTACATAGAAAAGCGGATCAGCCGATGATTCGCGAGAAGCGGGGAGACAAGCTGGTTGTTCGGGCTATGCCGGTTCACTCAAGAGAGCTTGGCATTACAGGGATATGCGACGTGGTTGAATTTGTACGCGATCCTGATGGGGTCCCTCTGGCAGGTGAGGAAGGATTATTCCTTCCTTATCCTGTGGAATACAAGCGAGGGAAGCCCAAACGGGATGATTCAGATCATTCCCAATTGGTGACTCAAGCCATCTGTCTGGAAGAGATGCTGCTCTGTGAAGTCTCTAAGGGCTATCTATATTATGAGGAGATCAAGCACCGGGTAGAAGTAATCATCACCCGGGCTGACCGGGAACGAGTAAAGGCAAGCTGGGAAGAGATGCGTCAGTATTTTAAGAATAGACATACTCCAAAGGCTAAGGCCGGGCCGCATTGCCAGAGCTGTTCCCTGAACCTGGTGTGTCTACCGGAAATCCTGAATAAGAGATCGGTCTCCAGCTATATTGAAAGCAGGTTGAATGAGTGA
- the cas1c gene encoding type I-C CRISPR-associated endonuclease Cas1c, with protein sequence MKKLLNTLFVTMPDTYLSLDGENIVVKQEEAVLARYPLHNLEAVCTFGYAGVSPGLMGACASRNIALTFMTSSGRFLARVIGESRGNVVLRKEQYRISDDERRSALVARNMIVGKLYNNKWILERATRDYALRMDVERIKKVTFSLTESMKLLREVEDLEVLRGIEGAAAVQYNSVFDDLILQQKEHFYFHGRNKRPPLDNVNALLSFAYTLLANDMRSALEAVGLDAYVGFLHRDRPGRASLALDVMEELRGVMADRFVLSLINKKIINEKGFYRKENGAVIMDDETRKKVLKAWQERKQEKIVHPYLNEKVPWGLVPYAQALLLARFIRGDLDEYPPFLWK encoded by the coding sequence GTGAAAAAGCTGCTAAATACATTGTTTGTTACCATGCCAGACACCTATTTGTCGCTAGATGGCGAGAATATTGTGGTCAAGCAGGAAGAAGCGGTGTTGGCCAGATACCCTCTGCACAATTTAGAGGCGGTATGTACGTTTGGTTATGCAGGGGTTAGCCCGGGGCTTATGGGGGCCTGTGCATCGCGAAATATCGCGCTGACCTTCATGACGAGCAGTGGGCGTTTCTTAGCCCGCGTAATTGGAGAGAGCCGAGGAAATGTGGTCCTCAGAAAAGAGCAATACCGCATCTCAGACGATGAGCGGAGAAGTGCTCTCGTTGCGAGGAATATGATTGTCGGCAAGCTTTATAACAACAAGTGGATTTTGGAACGTGCTACCCGGGACTATGCTCTTCGTATGGATGTCGAGCGAATCAAGAAAGTCACATTCTCCTTGACGGAAAGTATGAAGCTTCTTCGTGAAGTTGAAGATTTGGAAGTGTTACGGGGGATCGAAGGGGCTGCAGCCGTTCAGTATAACTCCGTTTTCGATGATCTGATTCTGCAGCAGAAGGAGCATTTTTACTTTCACGGACGGAATAAGCGGCCGCCGCTCGATAACGTGAATGCACTGCTATCCTTTGCCTATACCCTTTTGGCTAATGATATGAGATCAGCTCTTGAAGCTGTAGGATTAGACGCCTATGTAGGGTTTCTGCATAGAGATCGGCCTGGACGAGCTTCTCTGGCCCTCGATGTAATGGAGGAGCTTCGGGGTGTGATGGCTGATCGTTTCGTCCTTTCCTTGATTAATAAGAAGATCATTAACGAGAAAGGTTTCTACCGCAAGGAGAACGGTGCCGTCATCATGGATGACGAGACTCGTAAGAAGGTGCTGAAGGCTTGGCAGGAAAGGAAGCAGGAGAAGATTGTACATCCCTATTTGAATGAGAAAGTTCCCTGGGGATTGGTACCTTATGCTCAAGCGCTTTTATTAGCCAGGTTCATCCGAGGTGATCTCGATGAGTATCCTCCATTCTTGTGGAAGTAG
- the cas2 gene encoding CRISPR-associated endonuclease Cas2 has product MLVLITYDVKTSDREGRRRLSKVAKKCMDYGQRVQNSVFECILDSTQFRRLKYELEELIDETEDSLRFYNLGDNYKKKVDHVGAKPAYDMEGPLIL; this is encoded by the coding sequence GTGCTGGTGCTTATAACCTATGATGTCAAAACCTCAGACCGTGAAGGAAGAAGACGGCTGTCTAAGGTTGCTAAGAAGTGCATGGATTACGGACAAAGAGTACAAAACTCTGTCTTCGAGTGCATTCTAGACTCTACTCAGTTCCGACGCCTGAAATATGAATTAGAAGAGCTGATCGATGAGACTGAAGACAGCTTGCGTTTCTATAACTTAGGGGATAACTATAAAAAGAAGGTAGATCATGTCGGAGCTAAGCCAGCTTATGATATGGAGGGGCCGCTCATTCTCTGA
- a CDS encoding ABC transporter ATP-binding protein — protein sequence MDFIVETNKLHKKYGVSIAVDDISLHVPRGSIYGFLGENGAGKTTTIRMLMRLIEPTSGEVFLFGEPLEKNYPSIFSKIGTIIETPGLYDNLSARDNLRICCTYMGVRDDGRIERTLTTVGLEHTGTKKFKDFSLGMRQRLGIARALIHDPELLILDEPTNGLDPSGIKEIRQLLKRLCEEEGKTILISSHILSEIQQVATHIGIIHNGKLLAEDRLSQLEESFEQYTDLKVDDAEAVHKFLQEHMKQLQSQVLSSQQLRIHSPIENTAALNKQLIDHQFSVYEIHTIKQTLEDYFLALISGEGGKRD from the coding sequence GTGGACTTTATTGTTGAGACAAATAAGCTGCATAAGAAATACGGGGTGTCGATAGCTGTAGACGATATTTCCTTACATGTGCCGCGGGGGAGTATTTATGGTTTCCTTGGTGAAAATGGAGCTGGCAAGACGACTACCATCCGCATGCTGATGAGGCTGATTGAGCCAACAAGCGGGGAGGTTTTTTTATTTGGTGAGCCGCTGGAGAAGAACTATCCGTCTATCTTTTCTAAGATTGGCACGATCATCGAAACTCCTGGCTTATATGACAACTTGAGTGCACGCGATAATCTGAGAATCTGCTGTACGTACATGGGGGTGCGCGACGATGGAAGGATAGAGCGAACCTTAACTACGGTAGGGTTAGAACATACGGGCACAAAAAAGTTTAAGGATTTCTCCCTAGGAATGAGACAACGATTAGGCATTGCAAGAGCGCTTATTCATGACCCTGAGCTGCTTATATTGGATGAGCCGACGAACGGACTGGACCCATCTGGAATTAAGGAAATTCGTCAGCTATTGAAGCGATTGTGTGAGGAAGAAGGGAAGACGATCCTTATCTCCAGCCACATTTTGAGCGAAATTCAGCAGGTAGCTACTCACATTGGGATTATACATAATGGAAAACTGTTAGCGGAAGATCGACTGAGTCAGTTGGAGGAAAGTTTTGAGCAATATACAGATCTAAAGGTAGATGATGCAGAAGCGGTACACAAATTTTTGCAAGAGCATATGAAGCAGCTACAATCCCAAGTGCTATCCTCACAGCAACTAAGAATTCATAGTCCGATTGAAAACACAGCTGCACTAAACAAACAGTTAATAGATCATCAGTTTTCAGTCTATGAAATACACACCATAAAGCAGACACTAGAGGATTACTTTTTGGCCCTCATTTCGGGAGAGGGTGGGAAACGTGATTAG
- a CDS encoding ABC transporter permease, producing the protein MIRAELIKLKGSKAFLLSYIILLAVILLEFILSAAFYSYSIDKLGWDYYFTNIVFLVNIAAAFISYYILTGHIFAREYQEKTHLFMFTTPVTRVKFYFSKLIIIYGFIIVSLFTVLILSILLGLSITDRPLTPAIWGYQIQVFAKMCVMHAMLIPIASFFAIRWKSFMVVVLLVCTVIFLSFLCKSEWYPWIVPYLLSPNEESATRHVNIPVAWLSLSITFLLGLFLSIWTYQRKD; encoded by the coding sequence GTGATTAGAGCAGAACTTATTAAACTTAAAGGCTCTAAAGCCTTCTTGTTAAGCTATATTATATTGCTGGCTGTTATACTGCTGGAATTCATCCTAAGCGCTGCTTTTTACAGTTATTCAATTGATAAATTGGGATGGGACTACTATTTTACAAATATTGTTTTCCTGGTTAATATTGCAGCCGCATTTATTAGTTACTACATATTAACCGGTCATATTTTTGCACGAGAGTATCAAGAAAAGACGCATCTATTTATGTTTACCACGCCAGTCACCAGGGTTAAATTTTATTTTAGTAAATTGATTATTATTTATGGATTTATTATCGTTTCCCTATTTACCGTTCTGATTCTATCTATATTATTAGGCCTGTCCATTACAGATCGGCCATTAACGCCGGCCATCTGGGGATATCAGATCCAAGTGTTTGCTAAAATGTGTGTGATGCATGCGATGTTGATCCCGATCGCCTCTTTCTTTGCTATACGCTGGAAAAGTTTTATGGTAGTTGTACTCTTAGTTTGTACGGTTATATTTCTGAGCTTTTTGTGTAAAAGTGAATGGTACCCGTGGATTGTGCCCTATCTGTTGTCCCCCAATGAGGAAAGTGCAACCAGACACGTCAATATTCCTGTAGCGTGGTTGAGTTTATCCATAACTTTTCTTCTTGGATTGTTTCTATCCATATGGACATATCAAAGAAAAGACTAA
- a CDS encoding ABC transporter permease has translation MLDLIKAECLKLKGTKILFLSVFILAATVFMIFSTYAINPKLSIDRNGWNNYFMSVVILINFLTGYMSYYILTCYIYAREHQENTHIALFSSPVHRSRLYFSKILVIYMYIVVSLLMAFGLSAVLGLFITARPLTFEVVIYQLGVFAKMMLMHAMLVPIITFFAIRWKKFVPAIVGMCTVMCLNFVLVNIPGNTFYPWTVPVLFSPHGTMGRTFTYVPGGIISLCFVFVLGLFLALRSYVRIEK, from the coding sequence ATGCTTGACCTGATTAAAGCAGAGTGCTTAAAGCTGAAAGGAACTAAAATTCTCTTTCTAAGTGTGTTTATTTTAGCGGCAACCGTTTTTATGATTTTTAGTACTTACGCTATAAATCCTAAGCTTTCCATAGACCGTAATGGATGGAATAACTACTTTATGAGTGTTGTTATTCTTATTAACTTTCTGACAGGGTATATGAGCTACTACATTTTGACTTGCTATATCTATGCGAGGGAGCATCAGGAGAATACCCACATTGCCCTTTTCTCAAGCCCTGTTCATCGGAGTCGCCTTTATTTCAGTAAGATACTTGTAATTTATATGTACATCGTGGTTAGCCTGCTAATGGCATTTGGACTGTCTGCAGTACTGGGTTTGTTTATTACGGCCAGACCGCTAACTTTTGAAGTCGTGATTTATCAGCTTGGGGTCTTTGCTAAAATGATGCTTATGCACGCTATGCTCGTCCCGATCATTACGTTCTTCGCTATTCGATGGAAAAAATTCGTGCCCGCCATTGTGGGGATGTGTACGGTTATGTGTTTGAATTTTGTTTTGGTTAATATACCGGGGAATACTTTTTATCCATGGACTGTACCCGTATTGTTTTCTCCACATGGCACAATGGGAAGAACATTTACGTATGTTCCTGGAGGGATTATCAGTTTATGCTTCGTTTTTGTGCTGGGGCTTTTTTTGGCATTGCGAAGTTATGTTCGTATAGAAAAATAG